One Candidatus Zixiibacteriota bacterium genomic window carries:
- the murJ gene encoding murein biosynthesis integral membrane protein MurJ: MSTESSTRKSIAGSAWLVSLGTAFSRVSGLIREQVMAYFFGAGMATDAFVTAFRIPNLLRDLFAEGALSSSFIPVFKEKLVKESNQEAFRLADNVLTSMLLVLGVVTLLGMAATPAIIYLTAHGFTQDATKFNLTVNLTRIMWVFLPLVSVSALVMGMLNSFDRFGLPAVSSAMFNVGSILSVLILYHLFAVPVYTLAIGVVIGGIGQIVIQLPSLRRIGYRYRFRVNWFDAGMRKMLRLFTPMMIGLSAGRINILLNTLLVSFLTEGSISYLNYAYRLMHFPLGVFGVALGTVALPRASEIASRGDMKEMSRTFHEALNLNFLLIVPSAVALALLGREIVALTYRYGAFSEANMLNTALALLHYSYGLIGFAAVRVIVPVFYALGDARLPMRVSIASVVLNMILYWPFIVWWNFAGLAAATSIAGLVNFGLLLYYLPRKGVEVSFRGVSINFLKIAIAAALAFVAAKYLPVYMFVDDTALWARIVRAVVPLVVGSILYLLFCSLFRIHEMRLLLNALMKKRSKPV, encoded by the coding sequence CCTATTTCTTCGGCGCCGGGATGGCCACGGATGCCTTCGTGACGGCATTTCGCATACCCAATTTGTTGCGCGACCTGTTCGCCGAGGGGGCGCTATCATCATCGTTCATTCCGGTTTTCAAGGAGAAGCTGGTCAAGGAGTCGAATCAGGAAGCGTTCCGCCTGGCCGACAATGTCCTCACCTCGATGTTACTGGTGCTGGGAGTAGTGACCCTTCTGGGCATGGCGGCCACGCCGGCGATCATCTATCTCACCGCGCACGGCTTCACCCAGGATGCGACCAAGTTCAATCTGACGGTCAACCTCACCCGGATCATGTGGGTGTTTCTCCCGCTCGTATCGGTGTCGGCGCTGGTGATGGGGATGTTGAACTCATTCGATCGTTTCGGCCTGCCGGCGGTTTCCTCGGCCATGTTCAACGTGGGAAGCATCCTTTCCGTCCTCATCCTCTATCACCTCTTCGCCGTCCCCGTGTACACGCTGGCTATAGGCGTGGTCATTGGTGGGATTGGGCAGATCGTCATACAACTGCCGTCACTTCGTCGGATCGGTTACCGGTATCGATTCCGCGTGAATTGGTTCGATGCCGGGATGCGGAAGATGCTGCGGCTGTTCACGCCGATGATGATCGGGCTGTCTGCCGGGCGGATCAACATTTTGCTCAATACGCTGTTGGTTTCGTTCCTGACCGAGGGGTCCATATCGTATCTCAATTACGCTTACCGGCTCATGCATTTTCCGCTGGGTGTGTTCGGTGTCGCGCTCGGTACCGTGGCGCTGCCGCGCGCCTCCGAGATCGCCAGTCGCGGCGATATGAAAGAAATGAGCCGCACCTTTCACGAGGCGCTTAACCTGAATTTTCTGTTGATCGTGCCGTCGGCGGTCGCCCTGGCGCTCCTCGGGCGCGAGATCGTAGCCCTCACTTACCGATATGGTGCGTTCTCTGAAGCCAACATGCTTAACACCGCACTGGCGCTCCTGCACTATTCGTATGGCCTCATCGGGTTTGCCGCCGTGCGTGTTATAGTGCCGGTGTTTTATGCTCTGGGCGACGCCCGACTCCCGATGCGTGTGTCTATCGCGTCGGTGGTTCTGAATATGATTCTCTATTGGCCGTTCATAGTTTGGTGGAATTTCGCCGGTTTGGCCGCGGCGACCTCGATTGCGGGATTGGTGAATTTTGGCCTGTTGTTGTACTATTTGCCGCGGAAGGGAGTGGAGGTTTCATTTCGCGGAGTAAGCATCAACTTCCTGAAAATAGCCATCGCCGCGGCGCTCGCTTTTGTTGCCGCAAAATATCTTCCTGTCTACATGTTCGTCGATGACACGGCGTTGTGGGCGCGGATCGTACGTGCGGTCGTACCACTGGTGGTGGGTTCCATCCTGTACCTTCTCTTCTGCTCGCTTTTCAGGATCCACGAAATGAGATTACTCCTGAACGCGCTCATGAAAAAGAGATCCAAGCCGGTCTGA
- the pilB gene encoding type IV-A pilus assembly ATPase PilB — protein sequence MSAELSSLLVSAGKITPEQAERALNIVREKKEKFITALVQIGAVQSEDELASFVGKHLKIGALRLSDIELNPEVVKLIPLDIARKFKVIAISKLNKTLLVAISDPNNIYVLDAVKFITGCTVQPVISPEKAIEKAIEAFYSDSSGLSEIVKGLEDSDLEVVSAEDVQSESDLLSAIQDKPLVKLVDSIIGDAIRMGASDIHFEMYEKRIRVRYRIDGDLQEMAPLPFKYRAAIVSRIKIMADLDISERRLPQDGRIKVKIAGRTVDLRVSVLPTIFGEKVVMRILDPMALRIDMTQLGFRQEDLSKFDEKIHSPYGIILVTGPTGSGKTTTLYSALQQLNTTDVNIITSEDPVEFNFEGINQVAVRSEIGLTFAAALRSFLRQDPDIIMVGEIRDSETAEIAIKAALTGHLVFSTLHTNDAPSSVTRLIDMGVPYYLVASATKLIMAQRMMRKICQRCKEEVNLTQEQVESLKVPKEMLRNIRAFKGVGCNDCNGTGKAGRTGIFEVLPITPAIENLILAKASDSDIRKAAVEEGMCSLRMAAVEKMKAGLVTIEEVFAVTFS from the coding sequence ATGTCGGCAGAACTCAGTTCCCTCTTAGTCAGCGCGGGCAAGATCACTCCGGAGCAGGCGGAACGTGCGCTCAATATTGTCAGAGAGAAGAAAGAGAAGTTCATTACTGCGCTGGTGCAGATCGGCGCGGTGCAGTCCGAAGATGAACTCGCCAGTTTTGTCGGCAAGCATCTCAAGATCGGCGCGCTCCGTCTCAGCGACATCGAGCTGAATCCCGAAGTCGTCAAGCTGATCCCGCTCGATATCGCCCGCAAATTCAAAGTCATCGCCATCTCCAAGCTGAACAAGACGCTGCTGGTCGCCATCAGCGATCCGAACAACATCTACGTCCTGGACGCCGTCAAATTCATCACCGGCTGCACCGTCCAGCCGGTCATCTCTCCCGAGAAAGCGATCGAGAAGGCGATCGAAGCGTTCTATTCGGACAGCAGCGGCCTGTCGGAGATCGTTAAGGGACTGGAAGATTCGGATCTGGAGGTAGTGTCCGCCGAGGACGTGCAGAGTGAATCCGATCTGTTGTCGGCCATACAGGACAAACCGCTGGTCAAGCTGGTCGATTCCATTATTGGCGATGCCATTCGCATGGGGGCCTCAGATATTCACTTCGAAATGTATGAGAAGCGCATCCGCGTCCGCTACCGTATCGACGGTGACCTTCAGGAGATGGCGCCGCTCCCCTTCAAATACCGTGCGGCGATCGTATCGCGTATCAAGATCATGGCCGACCTGGATATCTCCGAGCGTCGCCTGCCGCAGGACGGACGCATAAAGGTTAAGATCGCCGGACGTACGGTCGATCTGCGTGTTTCGGTGCTGCCCACCATTTTTGGCGAGAAGGTCGTTATGCGAATTCTGGATCCGATGGCGTTGCGGATCGACATGACGCAGCTCGGATTCCGCCAGGAGGACCTGTCCAAGTTTGACGAGAAGATCCATTCGCCGTACGGCATCATTCTCGTGACCGGCCCGACGGGTTCAGGTAAGACCACCACGCTGTATTCGGCGCTGCAGCAGTTGAATACGACCGACGTGAACATCATCACGTCGGAAGACCCGGTCGAGTTCAATTTCGAGGGGATCAATCAAGTGGCGGTCAGATCGGAGATCGGTCTCACCTTCGCTGCCGCGCTGCGGTCGTTCCTGCGACAAGACCCGGATATCATCATGGTCGGTGAGATACGAGACAGTGAGACGGCGGAGATCGCCATCAAGGCCGCTCTTACCGGTCACCTTGTTTTCTCCACGCTGCATACGAATGACGCGCCGTCGTCGGTCACGCGACTCATCGATATGGGCGTCCCATATTACCTCGTCGCTTCCGCCACCAAGCTCATCATGGCTCAGCGTATGATGCGCAAGATTTGTCAGCGGTGCAAAGAAGAGGTCAATCTCACGCAGGAACAGGTGGAAAGCCTCAAGGTCCCCAAGGAGATGCTCCGGAATATCCGCGCCTTCAAGGGGGTTGGCTGCAATGACTGCAACGGCACCGGCAAGGCGGGACGAACCGGTATTTTCGAGGTGCTGCCGATCACGCCGGCTATCGAGAATCTGATTCTGGCCAAGGCCTCGGACTCGGACATACGCAAGGCTGCGGTCGAAGAAGGCATGTGCAGTCTGCGTATGGCCGCAGTTGAGAAAATGAAGGCCGGCCTGGTGACCATCGAAGAGGTATTTGCCGTTACCTTTAGCTGA
- a CDS encoding roadblock/LC7 domain-containing protein, whose protein sequence is MSDETLIIYEEEINKIDALLSKMLKGAEAKCALLVDKDGHLITRQGFTHSLDTTALAALLAGSFASTKEIARLVGEPEFSVLFHQGKKDHIHMSLVGERSILVVIFDDRTTIGMVRLYARETAQELVKVFEQITHKGGDKPAISRDFADVAQDRLDDIFQD, encoded by the coding sequence ATGTCTGACGAGACCCTGATCATTTACGAAGAAGAGATCAACAAGATCGACGCCTTGTTGAGCAAGATGCTCAAAGGCGCGGAGGCGAAATGCGCGCTGCTGGTGGACAAGGATGGTCACCTGATCACGCGGCAGGGATTCACGCACTCGCTCGATACCACGGCGCTGGCCGCCCTGTTGGCCGGGTCGTTTGCGTCTACCAAGGAGATCGCCCGCCTGGTCGGTGAGCCCGAGTTTTCGGTCCTGTTTCACCAGGGCAAGAAAGACCACATCCATATGTCGCTGGTGGGGGAACGTTCCATTCTGGTGGTGATATTCGATGATCGTACAACGATCGGCATGGTCCGCCTGTACGCACGCGAGACCGCTCAGGAACTGGTGAAAGTGTTCGAACAGATCACGCACAAAGGCGGGGATAAGCCGGCCATCAGTCGTGATTTTGCCGACGTGGCGCAGGATCGGCTCGACGATATTTTCCAGGATTGA
- a CDS encoding tetratricopeptide repeat protein: protein MSIIAELEERIGKCQKIMEVDPNSQIFAALAEAYRKKGDLEKAFRICQGGLRIHPSYGSAHVVMAKINLDRGLYDWAEAEIKKAIEIEGASRAIELLLAEIYIYKGEFNAAVKLLRKLYDADPNNDQIKKLLEIALKLPAEQAGMIEPRSGLDLNPSEISTETTADSGARPELVVSLSAPPDLIRHAVAIPDIEGALFINREGLVVDAQWDTSFDAHTCAATLAEVDNFLNQELVKASFGKVKSLLVENGRVVFYLVRVKDGLFLFAGNAKINLGTLRMRISALVDRYQVSR, encoded by the coding sequence ATGTCCATAATCGCGGAGTTGGAAGAACGAATCGGCAAGTGCCAGAAAATCATGGAGGTCGATCCGAATTCCCAGATCTTCGCGGCGCTCGCCGAAGCGTACCGCAAGAAGGGAGATCTGGAAAAGGCCTTCCGTATCTGTCAGGGCGGTTTGCGTATCCATCCGTCGTACGGTTCTGCTCATGTCGTGATGGCCAAGATCAACCTTGACCGCGGTCTATACGATTGGGCCGAAGCAGAGATCAAGAAAGCAATTGAGATCGAAGGCGCCTCCCGGGCGATAGAACTGCTCCTGGCCGAGATTTATATCTACAAGGGAGAATTCAACGCCGCGGTCAAACTCCTTCGTAAACTCTATGATGCCGATCCCAATAATGACCAGATCAAGAAACTTCTGGAAATCGCGCTGAAATTACCAGCTGAACAGGCCGGCATGATCGAGCCACGCAGTGGTCTGGACCTTAATCCGAGCGAGATTTCGACGGAGACGACGGCTGACAGCGGCGCACGACCGGAGCTGGTGGTCAGTCTGTCCGCCCCGCCCGATCTGATTCGACACGCCGTGGCCATTCCCGACATAGAGGGGGCCCTGTTCATAAACCGCGAGGGACTGGTAGTGGACGCACAATGGGATACCAGTTTCGATGCTCATACGTGTGCAGCAACACTGGCGGAAGTTGACAATTTCCTTAACCAGGAACTGGTGAAAGCGTCGTTCGGTAAGGTAAAAAGTTTGTTGGTTGAAAACGGCCGCGTCGTTTTCTACCTCGTGCGGGTGAAGGACGGATTATTCCTCTTCGCCGGCAACGCGAAAATCAATCTGGGGACACTGAGAATGAGGATCTCGGCCCTGGTGGACAGATATCAGGTAAGTAGATAA
- a CDS encoding type IV pilus twitching motility protein PilT: MSLRELLEQMVKLGASDLHLTVGSPPVVRVDGKLQRLSGIDLLTSEQIKKLAYSMLNEKQKLKFEQNSELDFSFGIEQMSRFRCNMFMQRGNVAVAIRQIPFNIRTFEELGLSKVIAEFAKLPRGLVLVTGPTGSGKSTTLAAIIDKINKERPVHIITVEDPIEYLHRHQMALVNQREVYSDTNSFSAALKYALREDPDVVLVGEMRDLETIESALTISETGHLAFATLHTNSCAETINRIVDVFPNNQQEQVRVALSFCLQAVVSQALIPKVGGGRVMAMEVMIATPAIRAIIRDDKIHQIYSMIQSGQKYGMKTMNQSLAELYTAGRITINDAMSFSHNTQELSEMLSRSKSPAYA, encoded by the coding sequence ATGTCGCTGCGCGAGTTATTGGAACAGATGGTCAAACTGGGCGCGTCGGATTTGCACCTTACCGTTGGTTCGCCGCCCGTGGTACGTGTCGATGGCAAGCTTCAGCGCCTCTCCGGCATCGATCTGTTGACCAGCGAGCAGATAAAGAAGCTCGCGTACTCCATGCTCAACGAAAAGCAGAAACTCAAATTTGAACAGAACTCGGAACTCGATTTCTCATTCGGTATCGAACAGATGAGCCGCTTCCGCTGCAACATGTTCATGCAGCGCGGCAATGTGGCGGTGGCGATTCGCCAGATCCCGTTCAATATCCGCACGTTCGAGGAACTCGGACTCTCCAAGGTCATCGCCGAGTTCGCCAAGCTGCCGCGCGGCCTGGTGCTCGTCACCGGACCCACCGGTTCCGGTAAATCCACGACGCTCGCCGCGATCATCGACAAGATCAACAAGGAACGCCCGGTGCATATCATCACGGTGGAGGACCCGATCGAATACCTGCATCGTCACCAGATGGCGCTGGTCAATCAGCGCGAGGTGTATTCGGACACCAATTCATTTTCTGCCGCTCTGAAATATGCCCTCCGCGAGGACCCCGATGTCGTGCTGGTCGGTGAGATGCGGGATCTGGAGACGATCGAATCGGCACTGACCATCTCCGAAACCGGCCACCTGGCGTTCGCCACGCTGCACACGAACTCGTGCGCGGAAACGATCAACCGTATCGTCGACGTGTTCCCCAACAATCAGCAGGAGCAGGTCCGGGTGGCGCTGTCGTTCTGTCTGCAGGCAGTGGTGTCGCAGGCCCTCATCCCCAAGGTGGGCGGCGGACGGGTCATGGCGATGGAGGTCATGATCGCCACGCCGGCCATTCGCGCCATCATCCGCGACGACAAGATCCACCAGATCTACTCCATGATCCAGTCCGGGCAGAAATACGGCATGAAGACAATGAATCAATCGCTTGCCGAGCTGTACACGGCCGGCAGGATCACGATAAACGACGCCATGAGTTTCAGTCACAACACGCAGGAGCTGAGCGAAATGCTCTCCCGCTCCAAGAGCCCGGCCTACGCGTGA
- a CDS encoding roadblock/LC7 domain-containing protein — protein MYQVLNELNKTPGITGSMVVGNDGIVIAADLEAGFESETVGALAASITTNIQKSLDRLRTSPLSQVTIEADDAKLFFTDAGLGILVVTAEKEVNIGLIRLEIKNAIGRLKSIN, from the coding sequence ATGTATCAAGTGCTGAATGAGTTGAACAAAACCCCCGGCATCACCGGTTCGATGGTGGTGGGCAACGATGGGATCGTGATCGCCGCTGATCTTGAGGCCGGCTTCGAAAGCGAGACTGTTGGGGCGCTGGCGGCCTCGATCACGACCAATATTCAAAAGTCGCTGGATCGCCTGCGGACAAGTCCCTTGAGCCAGGTGACCATTGAGGCCGACGACGCCAAGTTGTTTTTCACCGACGCCGGGCTTGGCATCCTGGTTGTCACGGCAGAGAAGGAAGTCAACATCGGTCTGATACGTCTTGAGATCAAGAACGCCATCGGCCGACTGAAGAGCATCAACTGA
- a CDS encoding DUF4388 domain-containing protein, whose translation MSLSGNLKTVSFPDILQLLATGKKTGILECKTATRQKEVAFKEGNIIFASSVNSAEDLLGNLLLKRGKISKQDLERAITLHKQTGRQLGTTLIDMNLFDKEEIASCLKLQIEEIVYNLFSWAEGDFIFHEGSAPKNAPFLIELSTMNVIMEGTRRIDEWIEIQKVLPPDDVLLRMNKSPRVPNEEVVLALDEFRILSLINGERTVPDIIDMSPMGEFVTCRSIYRLVVNGLIEVAGKRTPEPTEQEDEEEVAFSLIFTLYSNCFYRIRTVVEDMLGDQNSRYSSYVAQYRTGILTFFPGVDPGSDLVPSFDKFLSAVKSLPSETRYHVLMSNLERMLSEQLVYVYDLLGAGAFREVVNRVKKEISEPLALRRELVQRFGIEDNFYSTIKRADRVVKLVRG comes from the coding sequence ATGAGTTTGTCAGGAAATCTCAAGACGGTCTCGTTCCCGGATATCCTCCAACTGCTGGCCACCGGCAAGAAAACCGGGATTCTCGAATGCAAGACAGCGACCCGTCAAAAGGAGGTGGCGTTCAAGGAGGGGAATATCATCTTCGCCTCCTCGGTGAACAGCGCCGAAGACCTGCTGGGCAACCTGTTGTTGAAGCGGGGCAAGATATCAAAACAGGACCTGGAGCGAGCCATCACGCTGCATAAGCAGACCGGACGGCAACTCGGGACCACGCTGATCGACATGAACCTCTTCGATAAGGAAGAGATCGCATCCTGCCTGAAGCTCCAGATCGAAGAGATCGTCTACAACCTCTTCTCGTGGGCGGAGGGGGACTTCATCTTCCACGAAGGAAGCGCTCCCAAGAATGCGCCGTTCCTGATCGAACTGAGCACTATGAACGTAATTATGGAAGGGACACGCCGGATCGATGAATGGATCGAGATACAGAAAGTGCTGCCGCCTGACGACGTGCTCCTCCGAATGAACAAATCCCCCCGTGTCCCCAATGAAGAGGTCGTATTGGCGCTCGACGAATTCCGCATTCTCTCGCTCATAAACGGGGAGCGCACCGTACCGGACATAATTGATATGTCTCCCATGGGGGAATTCGTGACCTGCCGATCGATCTATCGGCTGGTGGTGAACGGCCTTATCGAAGTGGCCGGCAAGCGGACACCCGAACCGACCGAACAGGAGGATGAGGAAGAAGTGGCGTTCTCGCTCATCTTTACGCTTTACAGCAACTGTTTCTATAGAATCCGCACGGTGGTGGAAGATATGCTCGGAGACCAAAACAGCCGGTATTCGTCATATGTAGCGCAGTACCGCACCGGCATCCTCACGTTTTTCCCCGGGGTCGATCCCGGGTCAGACCTGGTGCCGTCATTCGACAAGTTTCTTTCGGCCGTCAAGTCGCTGCCTTCGGAGACAAGGTATCACGTGCTGATGTCCAACCTGGAGCGGATGTTGTCCGAGCAACTGGTGTATGTCTACGACCTGCTTGGCGCGGGAGCGTTTCGCGAAGTCGTGAATCGGGTGAAGAAAGAGATCTCCGAACCGCTGGCTCTCCGCCGTGAGCTCGTGCAACGATTTGGTATCGAAGACAATTTCTATAGCACGATCAAGCGTGCGGATAGAGTCGTAAAACTGGTACGAGGGTGA
- a CDS encoding type II secretion system F family protein: MPVFEYKGKTLAGAAVQGSMKANNRAELERVLRQNRILVTSISKRAAELNIKFGTGIKKIEISRFTRQFATMIGAGLPMVQCLEILASQSENKEMSKVVTQVKDSVQGGATLSESMARHPKVFDQLYVNMVEAGEVGGALDAILVRLAVYREKADKLVRKVKGAMMYPSVIVVVATGVTIAMLTFIVPVFAKMFQGVGSELPAPTQIVLNISNFLKANSMYLLLGVIGLVGVGAYWKRTPSGALTFDKILLRMPVLGNLVRKSSIARFTRTLSTLLASGVSILEALEITAKTSGNIVVANAINKSVLAIAEGDTITGPLKETGVFPPMVIQMIGVGEKTGGLDDMLNKIADFYDEEVNDAVAALTSIIEPIIIVIMGIVIGGILIAMYLPMFDIIGKIG, from the coding sequence ATGCCGGTATTTGAATACAAAGGAAAGACCCTCGCCGGGGCCGCGGTCCAGGGGTCGATGAAGGCCAACAACCGCGCCGAGCTGGAGCGGGTGCTCAGGCAGAATCGTATCCTGGTCACGTCGATCTCAAAACGGGCGGCGGAGCTCAACATCAAGTTCGGCACGGGCATCAAGAAGATCGAGATCTCGCGCTTTACCCGGCAGTTCGCCACCATGATCGGCGCCGGCCTGCCGATGGTTCAGTGCCTTGAGATCCTGGCGTCCCAGTCCGAAAACAAGGAGATGTCCAAGGTGGTTACGCAGGTGAAAGACAGCGTGCAGGGAGGTGCCACCCTTTCCGAGTCCATGGCCCGGCATCCCAAAGTGTTCGACCAACTCTATGTGAATATGGTCGAGGCCGGCGAAGTGGGCGGTGCGCTGGATGCCATCCTGGTTCGTCTGGCGGTTTACCGCGAGAAAGCCGACAAGCTGGTTCGGAAAGTCAAAGGCGCGATGATGTACCCGTCGGTCATCGTCGTCGTCGCGACAGGCGTGACCATAGCCATGTTGACGTTCATCGTGCCGGTTTTCGCCAAGATGTTCCAAGGGGTAGGTTCCGAGCTTCCGGCGCCGACCCAGATCGTGCTGAATATCTCGAATTTCCTGAAAGCGAATTCCATGTATCTCTTGTTAGGCGTCATAGGTCTGGTGGGCGTGGGGGCGTATTGGAAACGGACGCCATCGGGTGCGCTGACTTTCGATAAAATCCTCCTGCGGATGCCGGTACTTGGAAACCTGGTGCGGAAATCATCGATCGCCCGATTCACCCGCACGCTGAGCACCCTGCTTGCCTCGGGTGTATCGATTCTGGAGGCGCTCGAAATTACTGCCAAAACCTCCGGCAACATCGTGGTCGCCAATGCCATCAACAAGTCGGTGCTGGCCATCGCCGAAGGTGACACCATCACCGGCCCGTTGAAGGAGACCGGCGTGTTCCCGCCCATGGTCATTCAGATGATCGGCGTGGGTGAAAAGACCGGTGGTCTGGACGACATGCTGAACAAGATCGCCGATTTCTACGATGAAGAAGTCAACGACGCCGTGGCGGCGCTGACCTCGATCATCGAGCCGATCATCATCGTCATTATGGGTATTGTCATCGGCGGTATTCTGATTGCCATGTATCTGCCGATGTTCGACATCATCGGAAAGATCGGTTAA
- a CDS encoding ComEC/Rec2 family competence protein — MIRQYPSLFVLLFVVTGIALANASQIAAGDLVLGSLALALAGLWGMYRRWHLVTAISLAGSLGLAAACHFALSVYDLGPNHVSQVANERTVYHIYGRVADWPDLKPNRTELKITLDSLVDTNSHTVRGAVLLKITDTTTALQRGDRIEFFGRIYTLHESGDNSRFSYRRFMALKGVFGIVYLPTLLDVRIDHRSSYGVVSSIDRLRNSIRDALYADLSPAAAALASGFLIGETRDIPASVYARFRDSGTLHLLAVSGSNVALVLLVMAWLFRPLGLSRTGRAILLLVITALFAGLSYGEPSVIRASVMAGLVIIAGLLNRRYDLNNLIALTALIVLLVDPAQMFDVGFQLSFVTAWGLVFIVAKFTGFFEHYQSKRWYIWLVFPLIVSLVAQVVSSPLIVYYFGRVPLLSLPANLIIVPLVSMSVIGVLILLIAHLILPPLGLMVGSLVDVLMRFLLWTLELFGGDNMPVIDVGRLASRNVELAAVLAAYAFLLLLTWAIRNRPFRRIAIFAAMLTANIGLVYAVSVGGEAERKIMCFSIPGGVASVVPTGEKGTADLIITGASAKEYSIGERVIAPVLGDKGIDRIRYLFIMACEYDAVADLLRMADSLHAQKLLAASSLRPSISDVRAHNMDPPLGGLHIAYFGAGHPAGSGDGYRAAERAIELACDDAVLIFVKTFPAANSLELVGSNSALIVGSNWYPTADDWLAARRRGLARIVCSRIEPRQPQEHSPGELRVDRELPDYLWDLSRNGPYLHSLKAVRADFP; from the coding sequence ATGATACGGCAGTACCCGTCGCTTTTCGTCCTGTTGTTTGTCGTAACGGGAATAGCGCTGGCGAACGCCAGCCAGATTGCGGCCGGGGACCTCGTGCTCGGCTCACTGGCGCTTGCCCTGGCCGGGTTGTGGGGGATGTACCGCCGATGGCATCTGGTCACGGCCATTTCGCTGGCCGGGTCGTTGGGGCTTGCGGCTGCCTGCCACTTCGCGCTGTCCGTCTACGATCTGGGACCGAACCATGTTAGTCAGGTTGCCAATGAGCGGACTGTTTACCATATCTATGGGCGCGTTGCAGACTGGCCTGATCTCAAGCCGAATCGCACGGAATTGAAGATCACGCTGGATTCGCTTGTCGATACCAACAGCCACACTGTCCGTGGCGCCGTACTTCTCAAGATTACTGATACGACAACTGCTCTGCAACGAGGCGACCGCATCGAGTTCTTCGGCCGCATCTATACGCTGCACGAGTCGGGCGATAATAGCCGCTTCAGTTACCGTCGCTTCATGGCGCTGAAGGGTGTCTTCGGTATCGTCTATCTGCCGACATTGCTGGATGTTCGCATCGATCACCGTTCCTCGTACGGAGTAGTCAGCTCTATTGATCGCCTGCGGAACAGCATCAGAGACGCCCTTTACGCCGATCTGTCTCCGGCTGCGGCTGCCCTTGCTTCAGGATTTCTCATCGGAGAGACCCGCGATATTCCGGCATCGGTCTACGCCCGGTTTCGCGACAGCGGTACGCTTCATCTGTTGGCGGTCTCAGGTTCAAACGTTGCCCTGGTGCTGCTGGTGATGGCCTGGTTGTTTCGGCCGTTGGGACTTTCGCGGACAGGGCGGGCCATACTGCTTCTCGTGATTACTGCGCTCTTCGCCGGACTTTCGTACGGCGAGCCCTCTGTCATCCGGGCCTCGGTTATGGCAGGTTTGGTGATCATTGCCGGGTTGCTGAATCGACGCTATGACCTCAACAACCTCATCGCGCTTACGGCGCTGATCGTTCTGCTGGTCGATCCGGCTCAGATGTTTGATGTTGGCTTCCAGTTGTCCTTTGTCACCGCCTGGGGGCTGGTGTTTATAGTCGCCAAGTTCACCGGGTTTTTCGAGCACTATCAAAGCAAGAGGTGGTACATCTGGCTGGTGTTTCCGCTCATCGTGTCATTGGTCGCGCAGGTTGTCTCCTCGCCGCTGATAGTCTACTATTTCGGACGAGTGCCGCTTCTGTCGCTTCCGGCCAACTTGATCATTGTCCCGTTGGTCAGCATGTCTGTCATAGGGGTGCTGATACTGCTTATAGCGCACCTCATTCTGCCACCATTGGGCCTGATGGTTGGTTCACTGGTCGATGTCCTGATGCGGTTCCTATTATGGACACTCGAGCTGTTCGGAGGCGACAACATGCCGGTGATCGATGTCGGACGCCTGGCGTCCCGGAATGTCGAATTGGCTGCGGTGCTGGCCGCATATGCATTCCTGCTGTTGTTGACGTGGGCCATCCGGAATAGACCGTTTCGACGTATTGCCATTTTTGCCGCCATGCTTACGGCGAACATCGGGCTCGTCTACGCCGTCAGTGTCGGCGGCGAGGCAGAGCGCAAAATCATGTGTTTCAGTATTCCCGGCGGTGTCGCGTCTGTCGTTCCAACCGGCGAGAAGGGAACTGCAGATCTCATCATTACCGGCGCATCGGCCAAAGAGTACTCGATTGGCGAACGGGTGATTGCACCCGTGCTCGGCGACAAGGGGATCGACCGTATACGGTACCTGTTCATCATGGCCTGTGAATACGATGCGGTTGCGGACCTGCTGCGCATGGCGGACTCTCTGCACGCCCAGAAGCTCCTGGCGGCGTCATCGCTACGCCCCAGCATCAGCGATGTTCGGGCTCACAACATGGACCCACCTTTGGGCGGATTGCATATAGCCTATTTCGGAGCGGGTCATCCGGCCGGTTCCGGCGACGGATATCGGGCCGCCGAACGGGCCATAGAGCTTGCCTGCGATGACGCCGTGCTCATATTCGTGAAGACATTTCCAGCAGCGAATAGCCTGGAACTCGTGGGTTCGAACTCGGCGTTGATCGTCGGAAGCAACTGGTATCCTACTGCGGATGATTGGCTTGCCGCCAGACGCCGTGGACTCGCGCGTATCGTCTGTTCAAGAATTGAACCACGGCAGCCGCAGGAGCATTCCCCGGGCGAATTACGTGTCGACCGGGAGCTTCCGGACTACCTGTGGGACCTGAGCCGAAACGGCCCGTATCTGCACTCCCTGAAAGCAGTTCGAGCCGATTTCCCCTGA